One Tunturibacter gelidoferens genomic region harbors:
- a CDS encoding DUF362 domain-containing protein, with amino-acid sequence MVDAALLKGHVSSGVTLCAKNLFGATSINPDWHKNAHDGFRHNVDGSASYAAFVDYLGHKDLGEKTILFLVDGLSGSDNADGPPRRKWKMAPFNDAWPSSIFTSLDGVAIDSVGFDFLTSEWPDLVDIANADKYLREAALANDPPSKTLYDPERDGIRCRSLGVFEHWNNGTDKKYSGNLGKAHGIELFKVI; translated from the coding sequence TTGGTCGATGCGGCCTTATTGAAAGGACATGTTAGCTCTGGTGTGACGCTCTGCGCGAAGAATCTGTTCGGGGCTACAAGCATCAACCCCGACTGGCACAAGAATGCGCACGATGGTTTTCGCCATAACGTTGACGGCTCGGCAAGTTACGCTGCATTTGTAGATTATTTGGGTCATAAGGATCTCGGCGAGAAAACCATTCTGTTTCTCGTCGACGGGCTCTCTGGCAGCGACAATGCGGATGGTCCGCCTCGTCGCAAGTGGAAGATGGCGCCGTTCAACGATGCCTGGCCGAGCAGCATCTTCACGTCACTTGACGGCGTGGCCATCGATTCGGTGGGCTTCGACTTCCTAACTTCGGAATGGCCCGATCTCGTGGATATCGCGAACGCAGACAAATACTTGCGCGAAGCAGCTCTCGCAAACGATCCACCTTCCAAGACGCTCTATGATCCAGAGCGCGATGGCATCCGATGCCGCAGCCTTGGGGTATTTGAGCATTGGAACAATGGAACAGACAAGAAGTACTCGGGCAATCTCGGAAAAGCGCACGGGATCGAACTTTTTAAGGTCATTTGA
- a CDS encoding DUF5367 family protein: MKTQDSVVLIVLGLIIWILGSAYYAYRGPFVLETTSLRYWISFFISPLVSAIICIAILKLRHVPPSAWTSGMLLLAIPGMIGEAVVLSHLSTFMPRIQASSGGRYGAFLFAAYALVLGIAEVVTLRANP; the protein is encoded by the coding sequence ATGAAAACACAAGACAGTGTCGTCCTAATTGTCCTCGGCCTCATTATTTGGATTCTCGGTTCGGCCTACTACGCCTACCGCGGTCCCTTCGTCCTTGAGACAACAAGCCTGCGTTACTGGATCAGCTTCTTCATTTCGCCGTTAGTAAGTGCGATCATCTGCATCGCTATTCTCAAACTGCGTCACGTGCCGCCGTCTGCTTGGACTTCCGGTATGCTCCTCCTCGCGATTCCAGGGATGATTGGAGAGGCCGTCGTTCTCTCTCACCTATCGACATTCATGCCAAGGATTCAGGCCTCATCGGGAGGCCGCTACGGGGCTTTTCTATTCGCTGCATATGCGCTTGTGCTTGGAATAGCAGAAGTGGTCACATTAAGGGCGAACCCATAG
- a CDS encoding TetR/AcrR family transcriptional regulator, whose product MAKKETTDHSDLIESCLGAFIRSGTLDLSLDQLASAVGISKRMLVHYFGGREAIEERAMTLLENRLRAQFAPESFPAGIAAQTVLNALWDRTTNPESKGVLLLVMDLSRRAWNGSPRAKSFYREQQRLWVELLLRYLPNKDAVEEVLQSFQGAVLAYLITGNPEPGRRMLNRLCTRLETRRKSAKETKQHRIG is encoded by the coding sequence GTGGCGAAAAAGGAAACAACGGACCATAGCGACCTCATCGAGAGCTGCCTCGGCGCCTTCATCCGGTCTGGAACACTCGACCTGAGCCTGGATCAGCTGGCGAGCGCCGTTGGAATCAGTAAGCGCATGCTGGTGCACTACTTCGGAGGGCGAGAGGCCATTGAAGAACGAGCGATGACGCTTTTGGAGAACCGACTGCGTGCCCAGTTCGCTCCAGAAAGTTTTCCGGCCGGAATCGCCGCACAGACAGTCCTCAATGCACTTTGGGACAGGACGACGAATCCTGAGTCCAAGGGAGTCCTGTTGCTAGTCATGGACCTCTCACGACGAGCATGGAACGGTTCTCCACGGGCTAAATCCTTCTACCGAGAGCAACAGCGCCTATGGGTTGAGCTGCTATTGAGGTATCTGCCGAATAAGGACGCGGTGGAGGAGGTACTCCAGTCCTTTCAGGGAGCAGTTCTCGCATACCTCATCACCGGCAACCCCGAACCGGGAAGACGCATGCTAAACCGACTATGCACGAGACTTGAGACGCGCCGGAAGTCCGCTAAAGAGACAAAGCAGCATCGGATAGGTTGA
- a CDS encoding response regulator transcription factor, translating into METAEKDAQLSLLVVDDDRELCGMMKEFFAGAGHRLDCEYDGRRGLASAASGTYDLVILDVMLPVIDGFSVLQQLRRRKDVPVILLTARVQHHDRILGLNAGADDYLPKPFDPDELQARIRAVLRRTDATKGSKDVTIGDIRINATKREVWIAGSPAELTEMEFDLLEILMRSAGRVVSRDELTLALFERKAAPYDRILDVHISHLRKKLEGGRSLIRTIRGVGYVFARAA; encoded by the coding sequence ATGGAGACTGCGGAAAAAGACGCGCAGCTATCGCTGTTGGTCGTTGATGACGACAGAGAGTTATGCGGGATGATGAAGGAGTTTTTTGCCGGAGCCGGACATCGCCTGGACTGCGAATATGATGGCCGCCGAGGGCTCGCCTCTGCGGCCAGCGGAACATATGATCTGGTGATTCTCGATGTCATGCTCCCCGTCATTGATGGCTTCAGTGTGCTGCAACAGTTGCGACGCAGAAAGGACGTCCCTGTAATCCTTTTGACGGCGCGTGTCCAGCACCACGACAGGATTCTTGGGCTGAATGCGGGTGCTGACGACTATCTTCCGAAGCCTTTCGATCCAGATGAGCTCCAGGCACGGATCCGCGCGGTATTGCGCCGCACTGATGCTACGAAAGGCAGCAAAGATGTAACCATCGGTGACATCCGAATCAATGCAACTAAGCGCGAAGTGTGGATCGCGGGATCGCCCGCAGAACTGACTGAAATGGAGTTCGACCTACTGGAGATACTGATGCGCTCTGCAGGACGTGTCGTCTCGCGAGATGAATTAACTCTGGCTCTGTTCGAACGCAAAGCAGCACCGTATGATCGCATTCTCGACGTCCACATAAGCCATTTGCGCAAGAAGCTGGAGGGCGGTCGAAGTCTGATTCGCACGATTCGGGGAGTCGGCTATGTCTTTGCGCGAGCGGCTTAG
- a CDS encoding ATP-binding protein produces MSLRERLRLSPTRSLYFAVFLAMVGTLSLSFFVFRQISVRLERKHFDPVYDRLDELQLETASRILNNDGQKALANYLTGLDRISGAHHYLLDANGIDLIGGGSKAELLPPYPASKWRIRTGGHSVAAQRSEDGRYWFAAVGQPSRPQIWTFLPYYFLVLGATGVLCWLASVAVVSPIRRIAASIALFGQGNLSVRVPSKRQDEIGQLGASFNQMGERLQRMIISERRLLADISHELRSPLARLKFAAKLGRKSTDTDAAFDRIDRDVDRIASLVAGIVEITLVEGDPEAQGLEIVSLGEVLDEVIRDSTLEAEVRGCRIALNGSPAGEILGNRELLRRAIENVMRNGIRYSPEQSTIDVFLVGDPNAAEIAIRDYGSGVPEDTLTRIFDPFFRAEEARDAQGGGSGLGLSIAKRAVQVHHGTITAENALPGLRVRIRIPFFKATMQD; encoded by the coding sequence ATGTCTTTGCGCGAGCGGCTTAGGTTGTCGCCAACAAGGTCTCTTTATTTCGCCGTCTTTCTCGCGATGGTGGGCACGCTGTCGCTGTCGTTCTTCGTATTTCGACAGATCTCAGTTCGTCTGGAGAGGAAGCATTTCGATCCTGTTTATGACCGCTTAGACGAACTCCAACTGGAGACCGCGAGCAGAATATTGAACAACGACGGCCAGAAGGCGCTGGCAAACTATCTGACAGGCCTGGATCGTATTTCTGGGGCACATCATTATTTACTCGACGCAAATGGTATCGATCTCATAGGCGGCGGCAGTAAGGCAGAGCTGTTACCGCCTTATCCAGCGTCCAAATGGCGCATCCGGACCGGTGGCCATTCGGTCGCAGCGCAACGATCCGAGGACGGCCGGTATTGGTTTGCAGCAGTAGGCCAGCCTAGCCGTCCGCAGATTTGGACGTTTCTACCGTACTATTTTCTGGTGCTCGGTGCCACGGGCGTTCTGTGTTGGCTGGCCTCGGTTGCAGTGGTGTCGCCGATCCGCAGGATAGCTGCCTCTATTGCGCTCTTCGGACAAGGCAATCTATCTGTTCGCGTGCCTAGCAAACGGCAGGATGAGATTGGACAGCTAGGTGCTTCGTTCAATCAAATGGGCGAACGCCTGCAGCGAATGATCATAAGTGAGCGAAGACTGCTCGCGGACATATCCCATGAACTCAGATCGCCGTTAGCGCGGTTAAAGTTCGCCGCTAAGTTGGGCAGAAAATCCACGGACACCGACGCGGCGTTTGATCGCATAGACCGCGATGTGGACCGAATCGCCTCGCTTGTGGCTGGCATCGTGGAGATCACTCTCGTCGAAGGCGACCCTGAGGCCCAGGGCTTAGAGATTGTGAGCCTCGGAGAGGTTCTCGATGAAGTCATTCGCGATAGCACTTTGGAGGCTGAGGTTCGGGGTTGTCGTATCGCATTGAATGGTTCGCCCGCCGGCGAAATTCTTGGCAATCGTGAGTTGCTGCGGCGTGCGATCGAGAATGTCATGCGCAACGGGATTCGTTACTCGCCGGAACAATCAACAATTGATGTGTTCCTCGTTGGAGATCCAAACGCTGCGGAGATCGCAATTCGTGACTACGGATCGGGTGTTCCTGAAGACACACTTACAAGGATATTCGATCCATTCTTCCGGGCTGAAGAGGCACGTGACGCACAGGGCGGAGGATCAGGGCTCGGCTTATCGATCGCAAAACGGGCCGTGCAGGTGCATCATGGCACGATCACTGCAGAGAATGCATTGCCTGGTCTGCGCGTTCGAATTAGGATTCCGTTTTTCAAAGCGACCATGCAGGATTGA
- a CDS encoding beta-glucosidase has translation MAAFSQAPAPDSHAMEARVNDLLERMTTDEKIDLISGDTPFRTHAIARLNIPYFQMADGPVGAHIPAPTIAYAAGIGLAATWDPELAERLGRELGRDARSRGAVFLLGPGVNIYRAPMNGRNFEYFGEDPFLAGRMAVGYIRGVQSEGVAATVKHYLGNNSEYLRYDSDSVIDERSLREIYMPAFEAAVKEAHVGAVMDGYNITNGDHMTQNRPLDLEVLKQQWQFPGVLMSDWTSVHDTVAAANAGLDLEMPFGVYFSREKIKQHLANGTISETTLDDKVRRILRVAATFGWLDHPAKDLGIPRYNLQGRAVSLQAALEGTVLLQNTANLLPLDRTKVQTIAVIGPTAAQTLTTGGGSGEVVSFANTNLITGISNIFGGEKKTLYARGMYTLDQFARLTHFTTTSDGEQAGLTVEHYSQLNLQGPVRSTTIEPVAIVPGSAHRRPEEQEINAFYSHKGSDFVVPSESDRWTGYYTPEQAGLHAVSVHTDGRFRLYIDDRLTFDNVTIPKYILNQTTVDLTKVSHKVVLEVYAQRRASSIGVSMGIVSLATIVDPDAIKMAQMADVVVLAVGFDNTSESEGGDRSFELPLGQQELIEQVAAVNKNTIVTITAGGSVDVLPWKDKVRSILATWYSGEEGGDAFARLLFGDVNPSGHLPISWERRIADNPSFAHYYPDPGTNRIVYREGIFVGYRGYEHSGTAPLFPFGYGLSYTTFAMSNLKTTSNADGHVLASFDVENTGRVAGATVAQLYVSQKNPSVPRPAEELKGFSRVELDPGERKHVTVELDPRSFAYFDTKAGDWQADAGSYTLSLGNSVNEILAKTLVQLSRTLHIGVAEQIASPAPN, from the coding sequence GTGGCTGCATTTTCGCAAGCTCCCGCTCCAGATAGTCATGCCATGGAAGCGCGGGTGAACGACCTGCTCGAACGGATGACGACGGATGAGAAGATTGACCTCATCAGCGGCGATACCCCTTTTCGCACTCACGCCATCGCTCGATTGAACATCCCCTACTTCCAAATGGCCGATGGACCTGTAGGGGCACACATACCAGCGCCTACTATCGCGTATGCTGCGGGCATCGGATTAGCTGCAACATGGGATCCAGAGTTGGCTGAACGTCTCGGCCGCGAATTGGGTCGGGACGCTCGATCTCGCGGTGCAGTGTTTCTGCTCGGGCCTGGCGTAAACATCTATCGTGCTCCGATGAACGGTCGGAACTTCGAATATTTCGGAGAAGACCCGTTCCTCGCCGGAAGGATGGCAGTTGGTTATATTCGCGGCGTTCAGAGTGAGGGAGTGGCAGCCACGGTAAAGCACTATCTCGGAAACAACTCCGAGTATCTTCGCTATGACAGCGATTCGGTCATCGATGAACGTTCCCTGCGCGAGATCTACATGCCGGCGTTCGAGGCGGCGGTGAAAGAAGCGCACGTGGGCGCAGTGATGGACGGATACAACATCACAAATGGCGATCACATGACGCAAAACCGTCCGCTCGATCTGGAGGTTCTCAAGCAACAATGGCAGTTTCCGGGGGTTCTGATGTCGGACTGGACTTCAGTTCATGACACCGTCGCCGCGGCGAATGCCGGACTCGACCTCGAGATGCCCTTTGGGGTGTATTTCTCTCGCGAAAAGATCAAACAGCATCTGGCAAATGGAACGATCTCTGAGACCACGCTCGATGACAAAGTCCGGCGAATTCTGCGCGTAGCAGCGACCTTTGGGTGGCTAGATCATCCAGCAAAAGACCTGGGCATTCCTCGTTACAATCTGCAGGGCAGAGCGGTCTCGCTGCAAGCTGCGTTGGAAGGGACAGTTCTATTGCAGAACACGGCAAATCTTCTCCCGCTCGACCGGACTAAGGTGCAAACGATTGCGGTCATCGGTCCCACTGCGGCGCAAACCCTCACGACTGGGGGCGGCAGCGGCGAAGTAGTGAGCTTCGCGAATACGAATCTTATTACCGGAATCAGCAATATATTTGGTGGCGAGAAAAAGACCTTATACGCTCGGGGGATGTACACGCTGGACCAGTTCGCGCGCCTGACTCATTTCACGACGACAAGCGATGGAGAGCAAGCAGGTCTTACCGTTGAGCACTATTCTCAGCTCAATTTGCAAGGCCCGGTACGTTCGACCACAATTGAGCCCGTCGCTATTGTCCCAGGGAGCGCACATCGCAGGCCTGAGGAGCAGGAGATCAACGCCTTTTACTCACACAAGGGCTCTGATTTCGTCGTTCCTTCTGAGTCGGATCGTTGGACTGGCTATTACACACCTGAGCAGGCCGGGCTACATGCCGTTTCTGTGCATACGGATGGTCGCTTCCGTCTTTATATTGATGATCGACTGACCTTCGATAATGTCACCATCCCAAAGTACATCCTCAATCAGACCACGGTAGATCTCACTAAGGTATCCCACAAGGTAGTGCTAGAGGTATATGCTCAGCGCCGAGCTTCGTCCATTGGGGTGAGCATGGGTATCGTCAGTCTGGCCACAATTGTGGACCCGGACGCAATCAAGATGGCTCAGATGGCTGACGTGGTTGTGCTCGCCGTTGGATTCGACAATACCTCGGAGTCTGAGGGTGGAGATCGCAGCTTTGAACTTCCCCTCGGTCAGCAGGAGTTGATTGAGCAGGTGGCAGCAGTCAACAAGAACACGATTGTGACGATCACCGCAGGTGGGAGCGTTGATGTGCTGCCTTGGAAGGACAAGGTTCGTTCCATCCTCGCGACGTGGTACTCCGGGGAGGAGGGCGGAGATGCCTTCGCAAGACTGTTGTTCGGTGATGTCAATCCTTCGGGTCACCTGCCGATCAGCTGGGAACGTCGCATCGCCGATAACCCCAGCTTCGCTCACTACTATCCCGACCCAGGCACGAACAGGATCGTATACCGGGAAGGAATCTTCGTTGGGTATCGCGGCTATGAGCACAGTGGGACGGCACCGTTGTTTCCGTTTGGCTATGGGCTCTCGTATACAACCTTCGCCATGTCTAATCTTAAAACAACATCGAATGCGGATGGTCATGTTCTGGCGAGTTTCGATGTAGAGAATACTGGCAGGGTGGCCGGCGCGACTGTAGCGCAACTCTACGTCTCGCAGAAGAACCCATCCGTACCAAGACCTGCTGAAGAGTTGAAGGGCTTCTCTCGGGTAGAACTAGACCCAGGTGAGCGGAAGCACGTGACGGTTGAACTCGACCCTCGCAGCTTTGCATACTTCGATACGAAGGCCGGTGACTGGCAGGCCGATGCAGGATCTTACACTTTATCTCTCGGCAACTCCGTGAATGAAATCCTTGCCAAAACCCTTGTGCAACTTAGTCGAACGCTTCATATAGGAGTCGCGGAGCAGATCGCCAGCCCAGCACCGAACTGA
- a CDS encoding TetR/AcrR family transcriptional regulator: MRASHAANVIEVDAFYAHSASKQELQEAAVADGQAVSLGRVQRCDTKKGKRSYADQYLSLWHRDNPGDGCTMAALGQEVARSTPELKGVFEQGLEEYLSAMGGNWKEAIFQIAAMIGGVVLARAVQDPQFSDEILMSVRQKLS; this comes from the coding sequence TTGCGAGCATCACATGCAGCGAATGTCATCGAGGTAGACGCGTTCTATGCACACTCCGCTTCGAAGCAAGAACTCCAGGAGGCTGCAGTTGCCGACGGACAGGCCGTTTCGCTAGGCCGCGTGCAGCGCTGCGACACCAAGAAGGGCAAAAGATCGTACGCTGACCAGTATCTGAGCCTATGGCACCGAGATAATCCAGGCGACGGCTGCACCATGGCAGCACTGGGGCAGGAGGTGGCTCGCTCGACGCCTGAACTCAAAGGAGTGTTCGAGCAGGGGCTTGAGGAATATCTCTCGGCGATGGGTGGGAACTGGAAAGAAGCCATCTTTCAAATCGCCGCGATGATCGGTGGCGTCGTGCTGGCTCGCGCCGTACAGGACCCGCAGTTCTCTGACGAGATTCTTATGAGTGTCCGACAGAAGCTCAGCTGA
- a CDS encoding S8 family serine peptidase, with protein sequence MRRLRSLPEVTHATEYFGFSAPSGAGPGLVAPVFPADPLLGTTDQVTDPEQQWYIFRCKIDGAWTRVSGAGVVIADVDKGFFLGHEDLINQVERTYNAWDGTTNVSAGATDHGTGVLGLAGAESNTVGIAGVAFSAKLWAIQHNTGTGQELQGNSLASAIDWAALQDSGGRRG encoded by the coding sequence GTGCGCAGGCTGCGCTCATTGCCCGAAGTGACGCATGCGACAGAGTACTTCGGATTCTCGGCGCCATCAGGAGCTGGTCCTGGGCTCGTGGCGCCTGTGTTTCCCGCGGATCCACTCCTGGGGACAACGGATCAGGTCACCGATCCTGAGCAACAGTGGTACATCTTTCGGTGCAAGATTGACGGCGCATGGACGCGGGTTTCGGGAGCCGGAGTGGTGATTGCGGATGTGGATAAAGGTTTTTTTCTGGGACACGAAGACCTGATCAACCAGGTCGAGCGAACGTACAACGCATGGGATGGCACGACAAATGTTTCCGCGGGAGCAACGGATCATGGGACCGGTGTGCTTGGTCTGGCAGGTGCGGAGAGCAACACGGTTGGGATTGCCGGCGTGGCGTTTAGCGCCAAACTCTGGGCAATTCAACACAACACCGGCACCGGGCAGGAGCTTCAAGGCAACTCACTGGCGAGCGCAATCGATTGGGCAGCGCTACAGGATTCGGGTGGCAGGCGAGGGTGA
- a CDS encoding glutamine--fructose-6-phosphate aminotransferase, whose protein sequence is MCGIVGYIGPQSVVPVIIEGLRRLEYRGYDSAGIAVAGGPSGLELRRAPGKLRNLENVIRDSPIDGTFGIGHTRWATHGRPTEENAHPHRDGSGTLVVVHNGIVENYLALKKELIAKGHKFVSETDTEIIAHLIQDAYENGEPQVIGHGRAQTASPYAASESANESEAVVTTLHPDGTRPTMSLEEAVRRAVKRITGAFAIGVLSALEPNKLVAARMGPPAVIGIGDGEFFLASDVPGILHHTRNIHFLADGEVAILTKEGVTLTDFQGAPLPLKVQRITWDPIQAEKAGYKHFMLKEINEQPRAIRDTTLGRVSLDTGKVFLEAMQISDEDLRNASQITIAACGTSWHAGLAGKFMIERLARLPVEVDYASEYRYRDPIADPRAIGLLITQSGETADTLAAQAELIAKGSKTLAICNVVGAAITRKAQGTLTTNAGPEIGVASTKAFTAQLTALFVLALHLAQVRGTISDEESLHLVTELSKLPGKLASLLNINSPDAPGSSEGVAAPTRLSQNARFGSTQNVGHNKNLSFRPEAQSDLSGLTQNVSSRPERSGVEGPPHFATDRRSTTRQPLSAQCEELARLFHTSDDFLFLGRGIHYPIALEGALKLKEISYIHAEGYPAGEMKHGPNALIDESLPVVCIATKDPNDPSSVLKYEKTLSNIQEVTARSGRVIAIAIEGDTEISQLVEQTIYIPQAPELLLPILEVVPLQLLAYHIAVRRGCDVDQPRNLAKSVTVE, encoded by the coding sequence ATGTGTGGAATCGTTGGATACATTGGCCCTCAGTCTGTCGTCCCCGTCATTATTGAAGGTCTTCGCCGCCTCGAGTACCGCGGTTACGACTCCGCCGGCATCGCCGTAGCCGGAGGCCCCAGCGGCCTCGAACTCCGCCGCGCCCCCGGCAAGCTCCGCAACCTTGAAAACGTCATCCGCGACTCCCCCATCGACGGCACCTTCGGCATCGGCCACACCCGCTGGGCCACCCACGGCCGCCCCACCGAAGAGAACGCCCACCCCCACCGCGACGGCTCTGGAACCCTCGTCGTCGTTCACAACGGCATCGTCGAAAACTACCTCGCCCTCAAAAAAGAGCTCATCGCCAAAGGCCACAAGTTCGTCTCCGAGACCGACACCGAGATCATCGCCCATCTCATCCAGGACGCCTACGAAAACGGCGAGCCGCAAGTCATCGGACACGGCCGCGCACAAACCGCCAGCCCCTACGCCGCCAGCGAATCCGCCAACGAATCCGAAGCCGTCGTCACCACCCTCCACCCCGACGGCACCCGCCCCACCATGTCCCTCGAAGAGGCCGTCCGCCGCGCCGTCAAGCGCATCACCGGAGCCTTCGCCATCGGTGTCCTCTCTGCACTCGAGCCCAACAAGCTCGTCGCCGCCCGCATGGGCCCGCCCGCCGTCATCGGCATCGGCGACGGCGAATTCTTCCTCGCCTCCGACGTCCCCGGCATCCTCCACCACACCCGCAACATCCACTTCCTCGCCGACGGCGAAGTCGCCATCCTCACCAAAGAAGGCGTCACCCTCACCGACTTCCAGGGCGCGCCACTCCCCCTGAAAGTCCAGCGCATCACCTGGGACCCCATCCAGGCCGAAAAAGCCGGCTACAAGCACTTCATGCTCAAAGAGATCAACGAGCAGCCCCGCGCCATCCGCGACACCACCCTCGGCCGCGTCTCCCTCGACACCGGAAAAGTCTTCCTCGAAGCCATGCAGATCTCCGACGAAGACCTCCGCAACGCCAGCCAGATCACCATCGCCGCCTGCGGAACCTCCTGGCACGCTGGCCTCGCCGGCAAGTTCATGATCGAGCGCCTCGCCCGCCTCCCCGTCGAAGTCGACTACGCCTCCGAGTACCGCTACCGCGACCCCATCGCCGACCCCCGCGCCATCGGCCTCCTCATCACCCAGTCCGGCGAAACCGCCGACACCCTCGCCGCCCAGGCCGAGCTCATCGCCAAAGGCTCCAAAACCCTCGCCATCTGCAACGTCGTCGGCGCCGCCATCACCCGCAAAGCCCAGGGCACCCTCACCACCAACGCCGGCCCCGAGATCGGCGTCGCCTCCACCAAGGCCTTCACCGCCCAGCTCACCGCCCTCTTCGTCCTCGCCCTCCACCTCGCACAGGTCCGCGGCACCATCTCCGACGAAGAATCCCTCCACCTCGTCACCGAGCTCTCCAAACTCCCCGGCAAGCTCGCCTCCCTGCTCAACATCAACTCCCCCGACGCCCCCGGCTCCTCCGAAGGCGTAGCCGCCCCCACCCGCCTCTCCCAAAATGCCCGCTTCGGCTCCACCCAAAATGTTGGTCATAACAAAAATCTGTCATTTCGACCGGAGGCGCAAAGCGACCTCTCTGGCCTTACCCAAAATGTGTCATCCCGACCGGAGCGGAGCGGAGTGGAGGGACCCCCGCATTTTGCAACCGACCGCCGCTCCACCACGCGCCAGCCCCTCTCCGCCCAGTGCGAAGAGCTCGCCCGCCTCTTCCACACCTCCGACGACTTCCTCTTCCTCGGCCGCGGCATCCACTACCCCATCGCCCTCGAAGGCGCCCTCAAGCTCAAGGAGATCTCCTACATCCACGCCGAAGGCTACCCCGCCGGCGAGATGAAGCACGGCCCCAACGCCCTCATCGACGAATCCCTCCCCGTCGTCTGCATCGCCACCAAGGACCCCAACGATCCCTCCAGCGTCCTCAAGTACGAAAAAACCCTCTCCAACATTCAAGAGGTCACCGCCCGCTCTGGCCGCGTCATCGCCATCGCCATCGAAGGCGACACCGAGATCAGCCAGCTCGTCGAGCAGACCATCTACATCCCCCAGGCCCCCGAACTACTCCTACCCATCCTCGAAGTAGTCCCCCTCCAACTCCTCGCCTACCACATAGCCGTCCGCCGAGGCTGCGACGTAGACCAACCCAGAAACTTAGCAAAATCCGTCACAGTCGAATAG
- a CDS encoding FkbM family methyltransferase translates to MTHSLKRSLRSVVEATGHQIRKTDVYSSQRLRYRRLFSLLDLNLILDVGANAGQFATLCRTIGYRGNILSFEPSSTSFQKLLAAASSDPHWTVAGIALGSTTGETEINVSADSFCSSILPMLDSHLSAAPSSGYLHKEKVSIRRLDDVLPPPAFTSKALLKLDVQGFELQVLTGAPRILSQALAVQLEMSLLPLYQGETLMPEMSATMCNHGFQLWDLEPSFRDPATGRLLQVDGIFVRSSAIA, encoded by the coding sequence ATGACGCACTCCCTCAAACGCTCCCTCCGCTCCGTAGTAGAAGCCACCGGCCATCAGATTCGGAAGACCGATGTCTACAGCTCGCAAAGACTCCGCTACCGCCGCCTCTTCTCTCTCCTCGACCTCAATCTCATCCTCGACGTCGGCGCCAACGCCGGTCAATTCGCAACCCTCTGCCGAACCATCGGCTACCGCGGCAACATCCTCTCCTTCGAACCCAGCAGCACTTCGTTCCAGAAGCTTCTTGCCGCTGCCTCATCCGATCCGCACTGGACCGTAGCCGGCATCGCCCTGGGATCCACGACTGGCGAAACGGAGATCAACGTCTCCGCCGACTCCTTCTGCAGCTCCATCCTCCCCATGCTCGACTCGCACCTCTCCGCCGCCCCCAGCTCCGGCTACCTCCACAAAGAAAAAGTCTCTATCCGCCGCCTCGACGACGTCCTCCCTCCCCCCGCCTTCACCAGCAAAGCTCTCCTCAAACTCGACGTCCAGGGCTTCGAGCTGCAAGTCCTCACCGGAGCCCCCAGAATCCTCTCCCAGGCCCTCGCCGTCCAGCTCGAGATGTCTCTCCTTCCCCTCTACCAGGGCGAAACCCTCATGCCCGAGATGTCCGCCACCATGTGCAATCACGGCTTCCAGCTCTGGGACCTCGAACCCTCCTTCCGCGACCCCGCCACCGGCAGACTCCTTCAGGTCGACGGCATCTTCGTTCGCAGCTCCGCCATTGCGTAA